Proteins encoded in a region of the Clostridium beijerinckii genome:
- a CDS encoding GntR family transcriptional regulator — MLIQDNIIPLYQQLADIIRNSITSGELKYGDKIPTEVELSEKYNVSRITVRAAINELVESGFLIKKQGKGTFVSKPKVQRKIEYLSSFTAACEASGLKVTNEIIKREVMEPKIEDKRDLELDDDDKLIYIQRVRFAGGDPLMLENNYFSFKRFNFLLTEDLSGSLYELLRDKYDINPSDSPNSGNDCTTIEIAKAMDEEAGLLMVQKGEPLFYIKTVIYDDKNRPVHIGKQYVIGERYKFVIS; from the coding sequence ATGCTAATACAAGATAATATTATTCCTTTATATCAACAATTAGCGGATATTATACGTAATTCAATAACGAGCGGAGAATTAAAATATGGAGATAAGATTCCAACAGAAGTTGAGTTAAGTGAAAAATATAATGTTAGTAGAATAACAGTACGTGCGGCTATAAATGAATTAGTTGAGTCAGGTTTTCTTATAAAAAAACAAGGAAAAGGAACATTTGTAAGTAAGCCAAAAGTTCAGAGGAAAATTGAATATTTATCTAGTTTTACTGCTGCCTGTGAGGCTAGTGGATTAAAAGTAACTAATGAAATCATTAAAAGAGAGGTAATGGAGCCCAAAATAGAAGATAAGAGAGATTTAGAACTAGATGATGATGATAAGTTAATATATATTCAAAGAGTTAGATTTGCAGGTGGAGATCCATTAATGCTAGAAAATAACTATTTTTCTTTTAAGAGGTTTAATTTTTTACTAACAGAAGATTTAAGTGGTTCACTATATGAATTATTAAGAGATAAATATGATATAAATCCATCTGATTCACCTAACTCAGGAAATGATTGCACCACAATAGAAATTGCAAAAGCCATGGATGAAGAGGCTGGGTTATTAATGGTGCAAAAGGGTGAACCCTTGTTTTATATAAAGACTGTTATTTATGATGATAAGAATAGACCGGTACATATAGGAAAACAGTATGTTATAGGCGAAAGATATAAATTCGTAATATCATAG